In Paracoccus jeotgali, the following are encoded in one genomic region:
- a CDS encoding c-type cytochrome: MRCLLALLSLSLAAPAFAQDAPVVGPESPTRPVESAQSGTPPAPDSLDGAASRNGAAEAERMNGSDPAAPRGEAPRDPQPAAADAQDATASGAANGAQSRKSSGFVTIPGPPKARAQDQQARKEIVRSGPMLDAILAEFSQQGHRFTQTDGRALYQTTCRACHMEDGKGAEGAGAYPPLAGNPKLRSRHFVIDVLVTGYHGMPRFGDQFDDERVAAVTNYIRTHFGNSYSDEATAADVAALRGGN; the protein is encoded by the coding sequence ATGCGTTGCTTGCTCGCCTTGCTGAGCCTGTCGCTTGCCGCCCCTGCCTTCGCGCAGGACGCGCCGGTCGTCGGCCCCGAATCCCCCACCCGGCCCGTCGAGTCGGCGCAATCCGGCACCCCGCCCGCGCCTGACAGCCTGGATGGCGCTGCCTCGCGGAACGGAGCGGCTGAGGCGGAACGGATGAACGGCAGCGACCCTGCCGCGCCGCGCGGTGAGGCGCCGCGCGATCCGCAACCCGCTGCCGCCGACGCGCAGGACGCGACCGCCTCCGGCGCAGCGAACGGTGCCCAGTCCCGCAAAAGCTCCGGCTTCGTCACCATCCCCGGCCCGCCGAAGGCGCGCGCGCAGGACCAACAGGCGCGGAAAGAGATCGTGCGCTCTGGCCCGATGCTGGACGCGATCCTCGCCGAGTTCTCGCAGCAGGGGCATCGCTTTACCCAGACCGATGGACGCGCGCTCTATCAGACCACCTGCCGCGCCTGTCACATGGAAGACGGCAAGGGGGCCGAGGGCGCGGGCGCCTATCCGCCGCTGGCCGGAAACCCCAAGCTGCGCTCGCGGCACTTCGTGATCGACGTATTGGTGACCGGCTATCACGGCATGCCGCGCTTTGGTGACCAGTTCGACGATGAACGCGTGGCCGCCGTCACCAATTATATCCGCACCCATTTCGGCAACAGCTACAGCGACGAGGCCACCGCCGCCGACGTCGCCGCCCTTCGCGGCGGAAACTAG
- a CDS encoding tripartite tricarboxylate transporter permease has translation MSGLDGFLHGLAVATSPEVLVWCVLGVVLGTFVGVLPGIGAMATISLLLPITYYISPESALIMLAGVYYGSQYGGAVASILLRLPGTPQSAVTTLDGYPMAQQGRAGVALFVSMMSSFTGSMIGIAVLVTLSGMLSRAATAFGAADYAAMMVLGLVAASTIGSGSAAKGLAMVVLGMILGCVGTDVNSGVQRFTFGQTQLLDGINLVALAMGLFGVAEVIGNIRQAERTGPPPHVALRALIPTRDDLRRMPMPTLRGAALGSFFGALPGTGSTLSSFLSYGMESRIAREPERFGKGAVEGVAGPESANNAAAITAFVPTLTLGIPGDPIMALMLGALVIHGVQPGPMMLQARPDMFWGLVASFGIGNLLLLILNLPLIGLWVSMLRLPFRWLYPAILVFVCLGVWSVRGASFDILMVAAIGAAGYALTLARFSPALLLLGFVLGPLIETNLRRALLISRGDPMTFLERPIAAVFVIGTALLLTHSAWRAIRARREARPAV, from the coding sequence ATGAGCGGGCTGGACGGGTTCCTGCACGGCCTTGCCGTCGCCACCTCGCCCGAGGTGCTGGTCTGGTGCGTGCTGGGCGTGGTCCTGGGCACCTTTGTCGGCGTGTTGCCGGGGATCGGGGCCATGGCCACCATCTCGCTGCTGCTGCCGATCACCTATTACATCAGCCCGGAAAGCGCGCTGATCATGCTGGCAGGGGTCTATTACGGCTCTCAGTACGGGGGCGCGGTGGCGTCGATCCTGCTGCGCCTGCCGGGGACGCCGCAATCGGCGGTCACGACGCTGGACGGCTATCCCATGGCCCAGCAGGGCCGGGCCGGGGTGGCGCTGTTCGTGTCGATGATGTCGAGCTTTACCGGCTCGATGATCGGGATCGCGGTGCTGGTCACGCTGTCGGGGATGCTGTCGCGGGCGGCCACGGCCTTTGGCGCGGCGGATTACGCGGCGATGATGGTGCTGGGGCTGGTCGCGGCCTCGACCATCGGGTCGGGCAGCGCGGCCAAGGGGCTGGCGATGGTGGTGCTGGGGATGATCCTGGGCTGCGTGGGGACGGACGTGAACTCGGGCGTGCAGCGGTTCACCTTCGGGCAGACGCAATTGCTGGACGGGATCAACCTTGTCGCGCTGGCGATGGGGCTGTTCGGCGTGGCCGAGGTGATCGGCAATATCCGCCAGGCCGAGCGGACCGGTCCGCCGCCCCATGTGGCACTGCGCGCCTTGATCCCGACCCGCGACGATCTGCGCCGGATGCCGATGCCGACGCTGCGCGGGGCGGCACTGGGCAGCTTTTTCGGGGCGCTGCCGGGGACGGGATCGACGCTGTCCTCGTTCCTGTCCTATGGCATGGAGAGCCGCATCGCGCGTGAGCCCGAGCGGTTCGGCAAGGGCGCGGTCGAGGGCGTGGCCGGCCCGGAATCGGCCAACAACGCCGCCGCGATCACCGCCTTCGTGCCGACGCTGACGCTGGGGATACCGGGCGACCCGATCATGGCGCTGATGCTGGGCGCGCTGGTCATCCACGGCGTGCAGCCCGGCCCGATGATGCTGCAGGCCCGGCCCGACATGTTCTGGGGGCTGGTGGCGAGCTTTGGCATCGGCAACCTGCTGCTGCTGATCCTGAACCTGCCGCTGATCGGGCTGTGGGTGTCGATGCTGCGCCTGCCGTTCCGCTGGCTGTATCCGGCGATTCTGGTCTTTGTCTGTCTGGGGGTCTGGTCGGTGCGGGGGGCGAGCTTCGACATCCTGATGGTCGCCGCCATCGGGGCCGCCGGCTATGCGCTGACGCTGGCGCGGTTCAGCCCGGCGCTGCTGCTGCTGGGTTTCGTGCTGGGCCCGCTGATCGAGACGAACCTGCGCCGGGCGCTGCTAATCTCGCGCGGGGACCCGATGACCTTTCTGGAGCGCCCCATCGCGGCGGTTTTCGTCATCGGCACCGCGCTGTTGCTGACCCATTCCGCGTGGCGGGCCATCCGGGCGCGGCGTGAGGCCCGGCCCGCTGTCTAG
- a CDS encoding tripartite tricarboxylate transporter TctB family protein, with the protein MQDRQDLAAGAILAAIGLAVAGYAALHYDIGTPRRMGPGFFPLGLGLALALLGGSVALLRGGQLMPRPALPELVAVLSAIVIFALGVERLGLVLTTFVSVLVASAAAPRGGILWRLLLGCGVCVIAVGVFHLALAMNLPLWPRR; encoded by the coding sequence ATGCAGGACAGACAGGATCTCGCGGCCGGGGCAATCCTGGCCGCGATTGGCTTGGCGGTGGCCGGATATGCGGCGCTGCATTATGACATCGGCACCCCGCGCCGCATGGGGCCGGGCTTTTTCCCGCTGGGTCTGGGGCTGGCGCTGGCGCTGCTGGGCGGCAGCGTGGCGCTGCTGCGCGGCGGCCAGTTGATGCCTCGGCCCGCGCTGCCGGAACTGGTGGCGGTGCTGTCGGCCATCGTGATCTTTGCGCTGGGGGTCGAGCGGCTGGGCCTGGTCCTGACCACCTTCGTCAGCGTGCTGGTCGCCTCGGCCGCAGCGCCGCGGGGCGGCATCCTGTGGCGGCTGCTGCTGGGCTGCGGCGTCTGCGTCATCGCCGTCGGCGTCTTTCATCTGGCGCTGGCCATGAACCTGCCGCTGTGGCCGCGCCGATGA
- a CDS encoding Bug family tripartite tricarboxylate transporter substrate binding protein — MTNRLKIAAMACASALIAGSVAAQDAWPTQPVHVYVGFPAGSSPDLLARIVTEPLAERLGQPVVIENKPGAGGVIGIQQMLAAKDDGHNFGTTINGPLTTSPRLVADLGYDVEADIAPVTLIATSPLVLAVGKDGPDDLAGFIEAAKAEPEALSYGSVGQGSGAHLTAELFADRAGVEMLHIPFTSYAEVTTAIIGNEIESGFMAPSAAMGHVEAGNMKMLGVTSAEPFAQIPDVLVMAGQAGLPDDFRAELWNAFIAPAGTDPAIVERLNTEINEILADPEVQGKLLDMGWVAVGGSADELAARIKDDTQVWGAVLDRVDAK; from the coding sequence ATGACCAACCGCCTGAAGATCGCCGCCATGGCCTGCGCCTCTGCCCTGATCGCGGGGTCCGTGGCCGCGCAGGATGCCTGGCCCACGCAGCCGGTTCACGTCTATGTCGGCTTCCCCGCCGGCTCTTCGCCCGACCTGCTGGCGCGGATCGTGACCGAGCCGCTGGCCGAGCGTCTGGGCCAGCCGGTGGTGATCGAGAACAAGCCCGGCGCGGGCGGCGTCATCGGCATTCAGCAGATGCTCGCGGCCAAGGATGACGGGCATAATTTCGGCACCACCATCAACGGCCCGCTGACCACCTCGCCCCGGCTGGTCGCCGATCTGGGTTATGATGTCGAGGCCGACATCGCCCCTGTCACGCTGATCGCGACCTCGCCGCTGGTGCTGGCGGTGGGCAAGGACGGGCCGGACGATCTGGCCGGTTTCATCGAGGCCGCCAAGGCCGAACCCGAGGCGCTGAGCTATGGCTCGGTCGGGCAGGGGTCGGGCGCGCATCTGACGGCGGAGCTGTTCGCCGACCGCGCCGGGGTCGAGATGCTGCACATCCCCTTTACCTCTTACGCCGAGGTGACGACCGCGATCATCGGGAACGAGATCGAGTCCGGCTTCATGGCGCCCTCGGCCGCGATGGGGCATGTCGAGGCCGGCAACATGAAGATGCTGGGCGTGACCTCGGCCGAGCCCTTCGCGCAGATCCCCGACGTCCTGGTCATGGCGGGGCAGGCGGGTCTGCCCGATGATTTCCGCGCCGAGCTGTGGAACGCCTTCATCGCGCCCGCCGGCACCGATCCGGCCATTGTCGAGCGGCTGAACACCGAGATCAACGAGATCCTCGCTGACCCCGAGGTGCAGGGCAAGCTGCTGGATATGGGCTGGGTGGCCGTGGGCGGCTCGGCTGACGAGCTGGCCGCGCGGATCAAGGATGATACGCAGGTCTGGGGCGCGGTGCTGGACCGCGTCGACGCAAAGTAG
- a CDS encoding heme biosynthesis protein HemY, producing the protein MLASLLKILLFFAIILAVALGLNALSAQADGLRIVFAGTEYTLGPIQTVAVVAALMLASWAIIKLLGMIWAFLRFVMGDETAINRYFARSRREKGIEALSQGLLAVASGEGRQAQDQARRAEKYLGDLYATRLLAAQAAETAGDDQRAEAVYREMLVDDRTRFVGVRGLMRQRLDRGDTQSALQLAQQAYALKPRHVGIQDTLLQLSTREGDWKGARSVLKDKRRQGELPQDVHIRRDAVLALQEARDVLAQGNSISAREAAISAAKASPDLVPAVVLAARTYADQKDRRNAERLLEKAWSVRPHPDLAEAYAALVPDETPTQRLRRFEALMKRNPDAEETRLLRAELLLAAEDFPAARRALGDLAETHPTTRSLAIMAAIERGEGADDTAVRAWLVKAMGASRGPQWVCDKCEGVMEDWAPVCAHCGGFDTLSWREPPHPRSPAATTGAELLPLLIGKRAPGEPPAEAGSAPVAIDPPAPQPRPAPVRPVAPNVAPGMVPRESDFEDEPSRTITDPEITMPPATPPKPETVRAEEAKPVNRDEAPTKAAPPAAPPAADPAKPAPAAEAPAGKKVVVKAGPKADTKAPDVIVLPADPIRPDVELPEDPDLPPAKPTRRASAQLGDGDMPPRPDVEPVDPKERMRKP; encoded by the coding sequence ATGCTCGCCTCGCTTCTGAAAATCCTTCTGTTCTTCGCCATCATCCTGGCCGTGGCGCTGGGCTTGAACGCGCTGTCCGCGCAGGCCGATGGGCTGCGCATCGTCTTTGCCGGCACCGAATACACGCTGGGTCCGATCCAGACCGTGGCGGTGGTCGCGGCGCTGATGCTGGCATCATGGGCGATCATCAAGCTGCTGGGCATGATCTGGGCGTTCCTGCGCTTCGTCATGGGTGACGAAACCGCGATCAACCGCTATTTCGCCCGCTCGCGCCGCGAAAAGGGCATCGAGGCGCTGTCGCAGGGGCTGCTGGCCGTGGCCTCGGGCGAGGGGCGGCAGGCGCAGGATCAGGCCCGGCGGGCCGAGAAATATCTGGGCGATCTTTACGCGACCCGGCTGCTGGCGGCACAGGCGGCGGAAACCGCAGGCGACGATCAGCGGGCCGAGGCGGTCTACCGCGAGATGCTGGTCGATGACCGCACCCGCTTTGTCGGCGTGCGCGGGCTGATGCGCCAGCGGCTCGACCGTGGCGACACGCAATCCGCGCTGCAACTGGCGCAACAGGCCTATGCGCTCAAGCCCCGCCACGTGGGGATTCAGGACACGCTGTTGCAGCTGTCCACGCGCGAGGGCGACTGGAAGGGCGCGCGCAGCGTGCTGAAGGACAAGCGCCGTCAGGGCGAGTTGCCGCAGGATGTCCATATCCGCCGCGACGCCGTGCTGGCCCTGCAAGAGGCGCGCGACGTGCTGGCGCAGGGGAACTCGATCTCGGCGCGCGAGGCGGCGATTTCGGCCGCCAAGGCCTCGCCCGATCTGGTGCCCGCCGTGGTGCTGGCGGCGCGGACCTATGCCGATCAGAAGGACCGCCGCAATGCGGAGCGTCTACTGGAAAAGGCGTGGTCGGTGCGCCCCCATCCCGATCTGGCCGAGGCCTATGCCGCGCTTGTCCCCGACGAGACGCCGACCCAGCGTCTGCGCCGCTTCGAGGCGCTGATGAAGCGCAATCCCGACGCCGAGGAAACCCGGCTGCTGCGCGCCGAACTGCTGCTCGCGGCCGAGGATTTCCCCGCCGCCCGCCGTGCGTTGGGCGATCTGGCGGAGACCCACCCGACGACCCGTTCGCTGGCGATTATGGCCGCGATCGAGCGTGGCGAGGGCGCCGACGACACCGCCGTCCGCGCTTGGCTGGTCAAGGCGATGGGCGCCTCGCGCGGGCCGCAATGGGTCTGCGACAAATGCGAGGGCGTGATGGAGGATTGGGCGCCGGTCTGCGCCCATTGCGGCGGTTTCGACACGCTGAGCTGGCGCGAGCCGCCCCATCCGCGCAGCCCCGCCGCGACGACGGGGGCCGAACTGCTGCCGCTGCTGATCGGCAAGCGCGCACCGGGCGAACCGCCGGCCGAGGCCGGATCGGCCCCGGTCGCCATCGACCCGCCCGCACCGCAGCCGCGCCCCGCCCCGGTCCGGCCGGTCGCGCCGAATGTCGCGCCGGGCATGGTGCCGCGCGAATCGGATTTCGAGGATGAACCCTCGCGCACCATCACCGACCCGGAAATCACCATGCCGCCCGCGACGCCCCCCAAGCCTGAGACGGTGCGGGCCGAGGAGGCAAAGCCGGTGAACCGCGACGAGGCGCCCACGAAAGCGGCCCCGCCCGCAGCGCCGCCCGCGGCCGATCCGGCAAAGCCCGCCCCCGCGGCCGAGGCCCCCGCGGGCAAGAAGGTCGTGGTGAAGGCCGGACCGAAGGCTGACACCAAGGCGCCCGATGTCATCGTGCTGCCCGCCGACCCGATCCGCCCCGACGTGGAACTGCCCGAGGACCCCGACCTGCCGCCCGCCAAGCCCACGCGCCGCGCCTCGGCCCAGCTGGGCGACGGCGACATGCCGCCGCGCCCCGACGTGGAGCCGGTCGATCCCAAGGAGCGGATGCGCAAGCCATAG
- a CDS encoding COG4223 family protein, which produces MATSKGADTDKNTAADKAGTSSSGAAPRKTASETPVVPSEPVEAGTAGPAAKTPPAPPVESSLVGTPVAGLDAAAPKADLGRADKVGAAKSDVTDTPATSAKKSSVPEVAKPSKSAAAGAKPVSGAADRPASSDSVTKPGKPSDTSGSTTRSDPPAAPRADRADRRSSFGPLVLGGVVAAGLGAAAAVWVLPAASPYLPSSWRPADTAIDPVTLTSQVTEAARQTVQAELPTLRDQAAQAGAEAGENAARQALETAVPAEQAAAQPAGLTEAEVQSIVTAQLQAALAERAPEAAAPETAASETASSETASTDAPATESAETASADTAPAQSEQPAGPDLAAQIEDLEARLDQQAERIAALDSRPTLDPQAVEQVRGVAADAERIRSEIETAAAEARERLDSVKAEAEKASDRAQAVASLALLGAVLNGGEGSPTEAVAQLQEAGVTVPEPLAQGDLPTLDQLQMGYDAAARAALTASLKAESPRRGPVGAIGNFLRVQTGARSVEPREGDDPDAILSRAGALVGQGQVQAALDELAALPEPGQKAMADWTAQAKAWLAAEKALQDVSQSLN; this is translated from the coding sequence GTGGCCACGTCCAAGGGTGCCGACACCGACAAGAACACTGCTGCCGACAAGGCCGGGACAAGCTCCTCTGGCGCTGCGCCACGCAAAACGGCGTCCGAAACGCCGGTGGTGCCGTCCGAGCCGGTCGAAGCGGGGACCGCTGGCCCTGCCGCCAAGACACCCCCCGCGCCGCCGGTCGAGTCCTCTCTGGTCGGGACGCCGGTTGCGGGGCTGGACGCGGCTGCGCCCAAGGCGGATTTGGGCCGAGCGGACAAGGTTGGTGCGGCGAAATCTGACGTGACCGATACACCTGCAACGTCGGCGAAGAAATCCTCGGTGCCCGAGGTGGCGAAGCCGTCGAAATCCGCCGCTGCGGGTGCGAAGCCGGTCAGCGGCGCCGCCGACCGGCCTGCGAGTTCCGACTCGGTCACCAAGCCGGGCAAGCCCAGCGATACGTCCGGCAGCACCACCCGCTCCGACCCACCCGCTGCGCCCCGCGCCGATCGGGCGGACCGGCGGTCTAGCTTTGGCCCCTTGGTTCTGGGTGGCGTCGTTGCCGCGGGGCTCGGTGCGGCGGCGGCGGTGTGGGTCTTGCCCGCCGCCTCGCCCTATCTGCCCTCAAGCTGGCGCCCCGCTGACACCGCCATCGACCCCGTGACGCTGACCTCTCAGGTGACCGAGGCCGCCCGTCAGACGGTTCAGGCGGAACTGCCGACCTTGCGCGATCAGGCGGCCCAAGCCGGTGCCGAGGCCGGCGAAAACGCCGCCCGGCAGGCGCTGGAAACCGCCGTGCCCGCCGAGCAGGCCGCCGCGCAGCCCGCCGGCCTGACCGAGGCCGAGGTGCAGTCCATCGTCACCGCGCAACTGCAAGCGGCACTGGCCGAGCGCGCCCCCGAGGCAGCCGCGCCCGAGACGGCTGCCAGTGAGACAGCGTCCAGTGAGACTGCTTCCACCGACGCCCCGGCGACGGAGTCTGCCGAAACAGCCAGCGCAGACACCGCCCCCGCGCAGTCCGAACAGCCCGCCGGACCCGACCTCGCGGCGCAGATCGAGGATCTGGAGGCGCGTCTGGATCAGCAGGCCGAGCGGATCGCGGCGCTGGACAGCCGCCCGACGCTGGACCCGCAGGCGGTCGAGCAGGTGCGCGGCGTCGCCGCCGATGCCGAACGCATCCGCTCGGAAATCGAAACCGCCGCCGCCGAGGCGCGCGAGCGTCTGGACAGCGTCAAGGCCGAGGCTGAAAAAGCCAGCGACCGGGCGCAGGCGGTGGCCTCGCTGGCGCTGCTGGGCGCGGTGCTGAACGGTGGCGAGGGCTCGCCGACCGAGGCCGTGGCGCAGTTGCAAGAGGCCGGCGTCACCGTGCCGGAACCTCTGGCGCAGGGCGATCTGCCGACGCTGGACCAGTTGCAGATGGGCTATGACGCGGCCGCCCGCGCCGCGCTGACCGCCTCGCTCAAGGCGGAATCGCCGCGCCGGGGGCCGGTGGGCGCGATCGGGAACTTCCTGCGCGTGCAGACCGGCGCCCGCTCGGTCGAGCCGCGCGAAGGTGACGATCCCGACGCCATCCTGTCACGCGCCGGGGCGCTGGTCGGGCAGGGGCAGGTGCAGGCCGCGCTGGATGAACTGGCCGCGCTGCCAGAGCCGGGGCAGAAGGCGATGGCCGACTGGACCGCGCAGGCGAAGGCCTGGCTGGCCGCCGAAAAGGCGCTGCAAGACGTGTCGCAATCGCTGAACTGA
- a CDS encoding uroporphyrinogen-III synthase → MTAPICLLTRPHAQSVAFARELPGIEMLIAPILRIEALPFDPARISAAPGIVFTSANAVPLAGPGNGKPALCVGPQTAEAAAAAGYQVEEGPGDAEGMMPMLPGREEWLHLHGRHRARELPVQGMAIYDQIAQPLSPEAIALLSGDRPVILPLFSPRSATLLAQAAVSAAAPIATVAISVRADECYDGPTQARLIAERPEGVSMARAILSLRDLADFAERSEKPWVEAAEGRR, encoded by the coding sequence ATGACCGCCCCGATATGCCTGCTGACCCGACCCCACGCGCAGTCCGTGGCCTTCGCCCGCGAATTGCCGGGGATCGAGATGCTGATCGCGCCCATCCTGCGGATCGAGGCGCTGCCCTTCGACCCGGCCCGGATCAGCGCCGCGCCGGGGATCGTCTTTACCTCGGCCAATGCGGTGCCGCTGGCAGGTCCCGGCAACGGCAAGCCCGCGCTGTGCGTCGGCCCCCAGACCGCCGAGGCCGCCGCCGCCGCCGGCTATCAGGTCGAGGAAGGCCCCGGCGATGCCGAGGGCATGATGCCCATGCTGCCGGGGCGCGAGGAATGGCTGCACCTGCACGGGCGCCACCGCGCGCGCGAACTGCCGGTGCAGGGGATGGCGATCTATGACCAGATCGCCCAGCCCCTGTCGCCCGAGGCCATCGCGCTGCTGAGCGGCGACCGCCCGGTGATCCTGCCGCTGTTCTCGCCCCGCAGCGCGACCCTGCTGGCGCAGGCGGCGGTGTCCGCCGCCGCGCCCATCGCCACGGTGGCGATCAGCGTGCGGGCCGATGAGTGCTATGACGGGCCGACGCAAGCCCGGCTGATCGCCGAGCGCCCCGAGGGGGTTTCCATGGCGCGCGCCATTCTGTCGCTGCGTGACCTGGCCGATTTCGCGGAACGAAGCGAAAAGCCGTGGGTTGAGGCGGCAGAGGGGCGTCGCTAG
- the tsaD gene encoding tRNA (adenosine(37)-N6)-threonylcarbamoyltransferase complex transferase subunit TsaD yields the protein MTLTFLGIESSCDDTAAAIVRSDATILASVVAGQVALHESFGGVVPEIAARAHVEKLDLCVEEALAIAGLTLADLDGVAVTAGPGLIGGVMAGVMLAKGIAAGTGLPLVGVNHLAGHALTPRLTDGIGFPYLMLLVSGGHCQFLHVTGPEQFQRLGGTIDDAPGEAFDKVAKLLGLPQPGGPAVQAAARNGNAGRFDLPRPLLDRPGCDLSFSGLKTAVLRVRDGLVAAQGGLHEQDRNDLCAGFQAAVADVLAEKTRRALAASPVPVLAVAGGVAANSTIREALQRVADQAGAAFVAPPLALCTDNAAMIAWAGIEAFRMGRRDDMTLAGRPRWPLDQSAAPMLGAGKRGAKA from the coding sequence ATGACCCTGACCTTTCTTGGCATCGAGAGCAGTTGCGACGACACCGCCGCCGCCATCGTGCGCAGCGATGCCACGATCCTTGCCTCGGTCGTGGCGGGTCAGGTGGCGCTGCATGAAAGCTTTGGCGGCGTGGTGCCGGAAATCGCCGCCCGCGCCCATGTCGAAAAGCTGGACCTGTGTGTCGAAGAGGCGCTGGCCATCGCCGGGCTGACGCTGGCCGATCTGGACGGGGTCGCGGTCACGGCCGGGCCGGGGCTGATCGGCGGGGTCATGGCGGGCGTGATGCTGGCCAAGGGGATCGCGGCCGGGACGGGGCTGCCGCTGGTCGGGGTCAACCATCTGGCCGGCCACGCGCTGACGCCGCGCCTGACGGACGGGATCGGCTTTCCGTATCTGATGCTGCTGGTGTCGGGCGGGCATTGCCAGTTCCTGCATGTGACCGGACCCGAGCAGTTTCAACGCCTTGGCGGCACCATCGACGACGCGCCGGGCGAGGCGTTCGACAAGGTCGCCAAGCTGCTGGGCCTGCCCCAGCCCGGCGGCCCGGCGGTCCAGGCCGCAGCCCGGAATGGGAACGCGGGACGCTTTGACCTGCCCCGGCCGCTGCTGGATCGGCCAGGCTGCGATCTGTCATTTTCAGGGCTGAAGACCGCCGTGCTGCGGGTGCGGGACGGGCTGGTGGCGGCGCAAGGCGGGCTGCACGAGCAGGACCGCAACGATCTCTGCGCCGGGTTTCAGGCCGCCGTGGCCGATGTGCTGGCCGAAAAGACACGCCGCGCGCTGGCCGCCAGTCCGGTGCCGGTGCTGGCGGTGGCGGGCGGGGTCGCGGCGAACAGCACGATCCGCGAGGCGCTGCAGCGGGTGGCGGATCAGGCCGGCGCTGCCTTTGTCGCACCGCCGCTGGCGCTGTGCACCGACAATGCGGCGATGATCGCCTGGGCCGGGATCGAGGCCTTCCGCATGGGCCGCCGCGACGACATGACGCTGGCGGGACGGCCGCGCTGGCCGCTGGACCAGAGCGCCGCGCCGATGCTGGGCGCCGGCAAGCGCGGGGCCAAGGCATGA
- a CDS encoding NAD(P)H-dependent glycerol-3-phosphate dehydrogenase — translation MTTILGAGAFGTALAVALSGTGPVTLWGRRLPEARETTRLPGVTLPEAVRLTDDLAAALTGAERVIIALPAQALRGFLALHGDDLDGRWLINTAKGIDLETGESPSTLILRACPKARVAALTGPSFAADIARGQPTALTLASTAPGLEGLQHALSTPVLRLYRSDDLRGAELGGALKNVIAIAAGVAIGAGYGDSARAAVITRGFAEMVRLATRLGARPETLSGLSGLGDLVLTSTSALSRNFRYGKSLGEGVPFDSGVTVEGAATARATSVLARDKGIAMPIANAVAALAQGSASVAQTMETLMTRPLKEE, via the coding sequence ATGACCACGATTCTGGGGGCAGGCGCGTTCGGCACCGCGCTGGCAGTGGCGCTGTCGGGGACCGGTCCGGTGACGCTGTGGGGCCGGCGCCTGCCCGAGGCGCGCGAAACCACCCGGCTGCCCGGTGTCACCCTGCCCGAGGCGGTGCGGCTGACCGATGATCTGGCAGCTGCGCTGACCGGCGCCGAGCGGGTGATTATCGCTCTGCCGGCGCAGGCGTTGCGGGGTTTTCTGGCGCTGCACGGGGACGACCTGGACGGGCGCTGGCTGATCAACACCGCCAAGGGGATCGATCTGGAAACCGGCGAATCGCCCTCGACCCTGATCCTGCGGGCCTGTCCCAAGGCCCGCGTCGCGGCGCTGACCGGCCCCAGCTTTGCCGCCGATATCGCGCGCGGCCAGCCGACGGCGCTGACGCTCGCCTCGACCGCGCCGGGGCTGGAGGGCTTGCAGCACGCGCTGTCGACGCCGGTCCTGCGGCTGTATCGCAGCGACGATCTGCGTGGGGCGGAACTGGGCGGTGCGCTGAAGAACGTCATCGCCATTGCCGCCGGGGTCGCCATCGGCGCGGGCTATGGCGACAGCGCCCGTGCGGCCGTGATCACACGCGGCTTCGCCGAGATGGTGCGGCTGGCGACCCGGCTGGGTGCGCGGCCGGAAACCCTGTCCGGGCTGTCGGGGCTGGGCGATCTGGTGCTGACCTCGACCTCTGCCCTGTCGCGGAACTTTCGCTATGGCAAATCGCTGGGCGAGGGCGTGCCTTTCGACAGCGGCGTGACCGTGGAAGGCGCGGCCACCGCGCGCGCGACGAGCGTGCTGGCCCGCGACAAGGGCATCGCCATGCCCATCGCCAATGCCGTCGCGGCCCTTGCCCAGGGAAGCGCAAGCGTGGCACAGACCATGGAAACCCTGATGACCCGCCCGCTAAAGGAAGAATGA
- a CDS encoding YciI family protein, with the protein MMPYFAVICRDKPDSLDLRMQTRADHLRYAEESGVLFLGGPLIEDGRMAGSLAILDVADLDAAKAWAADDPYGKAGLFASVEINEWKRVIG; encoded by the coding sequence ATGATGCCCTATTTCGCCGTGATCTGCCGTGACAAGCCCGACAGCCTCGATCTGCGGATGCAGACCCGCGCCGACCATCTGCGCTATGCCGAGGAATCGGGCGTGCTGTTTCTGGGCGGCCCGCTGATCGAGGACGGGCGCATGGCCGGCTCGCTCGCGATCCTCGACGTGGCCGATCTGGACGCGGCCAAGGCCTGGGCGGCGGATGATCCCTATGGCAAGGCCGGGCTGTTCGCCTCGGTCGAGATCAACGAGTGGAAGCGGGTGATCGGCTGA